A genomic segment from Candidatus Glassbacteria bacterium encodes:
- a CDS encoding MBL fold metallo-hydrolase, with protein sequence MDRRHFISLSGLSLGAACSGSAPSAGNAETAQRAGNAAEGRYHPAVTHTSPLGHKVIHDRFTLIEQFKYEDWNPKRNWKDDASVWLAHSYKWGQLVEPIQRRPGRILENLYLLGPDDYHQCVYLWDTGSGLLLIDPSYDRFSALVNTQIRQLGYELSDVKWVLLTHMHWDHSQCAAQWEARGVPVYIHEDDRGYMTGELDLGEQSLPVTPVKNPLSFAGGDTLTFGRLSLRAIHTPGHTPGSACFSFDWAGTSGLISGDIVLHFGRHAWMGAGYCNWDQYLASLWRLHDDPDAAKWQVLLPGHGTVELEGAPDSIWQVMQVTSHIIHLRRQGSDLDWIDSHHLFWRLKQEGEPEPDVLKA encoded by the coding sequence ATGGACCGAAGACATTTTATCTCACTGTCCGGGCTATCACTGGGAGCTGCCTGTAGCGGCAGCGCTCCGTCGGCAGGAAACGCCGAAACGGCTCAGCGGGCGGGCAATGCGGCAGAGGGCCGCTATCATCCCGCGGTGACCCACACCAGTCCCCTGGGACACAAGGTGATCCATGACCGGTTCACTCTGATCGAGCAGTTCAAGTACGAGGACTGGAACCCGAAGCGCAACTGGAAAGACGACGCCAGCGTGTGGCTGGCCCATTCCTACAAGTGGGGCCAACTCGTGGAACCGATTCAGCGCCGCCCGGGGCGGATTCTGGAGAATCTCTATCTGCTGGGTCCGGACGACTACCACCAGTGTGTCTACCTCTGGGATACAGGATCGGGCCTGTTGCTGATCGATCCCAGCTACGACCGGTTCTCGGCCCTGGTGAATACCCAGATCAGGCAGCTGGGGTACGAATTGTCCGACGTCAAATGGGTGCTGCTGACCCACATGCACTGGGACCACAGCCAGTGCGCAGCCCAGTGGGAAGCGCGCGGCGTGCCGGTTTATATCCACGAGGACGACCGGGGCTATATGACCGGTGAGCTGGATCTGGGCGAGCAGAGCCTGCCGGTGACACCGGTTAAAAACCCGCTTTCGTTCGCCGGCGGGGATACGCTTACTTTCGGCCGACTGAGCCTGCGGGCGATTCACACACCGGGCCACACTCCCGGCTCGGCATGCTTCAGTTTCGACTGGGCCGGCACCTCTGGATTGATCAGCGGGGACATTGTCCTCCATTTCGGCCGTCACGCCTGGATGGGCGCCGGCTATTGCAACTGGGACCAGTACCTGGCGAGCCTGTGGAGACTCCACGACGACCCGGATGCGGCAAAATGGCAGGTCCTGCTGCCGGGACACGGGACAGTTGAGCTGGAGGGAGCGCCGGACAGTATCTGGCAGGTGATGCAGGTGACAAGCCATATTATCCACTTGCGCCGCCAGGGCAGTGATCTCGACTGGATCGACTCGCACCATCTGTTCTGGCGGCTCAAGCAGGAAGGCGAGCCGGAGCCGGACGTCCTGAAAGCGTAA
- a CDS encoding amidohydrolase family protein has product MNLDWSGLDNPGWDTSQADELERAVEKGCAGLKIFKDLGLEVRDKTGELIRVDDRRLDRVFERAGQLGVPVLMHSADPMWFWRPLD; this is encoded by the coding sequence ATGAACCTCGACTGGAGCGGTCTTGACAACCCCGGCTGGGATACGTCCCAGGCCGATGAACTGGAACGGGCGGTGGAAAAAGGGTGCGCGGGCCTGAAGATATTCAAGGACCTGGGCCTGGAAGTCAGAGACAAAACAGGTGAGTTGATCCGGGTCGATGACCGCAGGCTGGACAGGGTTTTCGAGCGGGCGGGACAATTGGGAGTGCCGGTGCTGATGCATAGCGCGGACCCGATGTGGTTCTGGCGGCCGCTGGATG
- a CDS encoding amidohydrolase family protein translates to MADQELKGAYDEVEVEDTLLLKDFEPRTMLKQEIHLPERPKFPAVDAHVHLDEVKGMTAEKYLKLMDEAGIEACVTLTWLPIEEVPGYLKRFSATYPDRFKVVIWNHLDELERTGKPDHFLDWMKRLNDLGLAGFKFWKDMGLTARNPEGDLWRIDDERLDPVYALAGELDMPFIFHTADPDAFFIPLDRFNERYEELIRHPDWTFNDPERHPKKEDVLAQQENVIKRHPDTRFWAAHCAARGENLPELSRLLETYPNFYCDISARINELGRQPWSSRELLIDFADRIAFGSDMDPEVEMYSLCWRFFETRDEYWDYPSHPSRQGRWKVHSLDLPDDTLKKFYHDTAWNFFWKS, encoded by the coding sequence ATGGCTGACCAGGAACTGAAAGGCGCTTACGACGAGGTCGAGGTGGAGGATACTCTCCTGCTCAAGGACTTCGAACCCAGGACCATGCTGAAGCAGGAAATTCATCTCCCGGAAAGGCCTAAGTTTCCGGCTGTCGACGCCCACGTGCACCTGGATGAGGTCAAGGGGATGACCGCCGAAAAATATCTGAAGCTGATGGACGAGGCGGGGATCGAGGCCTGCGTGACGCTGACCTGGCTGCCGATCGAGGAAGTGCCGGGTTATCTAAAGCGTTTCAGCGCCACCTATCCCGACCGCTTCAAGGTCGTGATCTGGAACCACCTCGATGAGCTCGAGCGCACCGGCAAACCCGACCATTTCCTCGATTGGATGAAACGGCTCAACGACCTCGGCCTGGCGGGTTTCAAGTTCTGGAAGGACATGGGACTGACCGCCAGAAACCCCGAGGGCGATTTGTGGCGGATCGACGATGAGCGGCTGGACCCGGTCTATGCGCTGGCCGGCGAGCTCGATATGCCGTTCATCTTCCACACCGCGGACCCCGATGCGTTTTTCATCCCGCTCGACCGTTTCAACGAGCGCTACGAGGAATTGATCCGCCACCCGGACTGGACATTCAATGATCCGGAGCGCCATCCCAAAAAAGAAGATGTCCTGGCCCAGCAGGAAAACGTGATCAAGCGCCATCCCGATACCCGCTTCTGGGCCGCCCACTGCGCCGCCCGCGGCGAGAACCTTCCCGAGCTGAGCCGCCTGCTGGAGACCTACCCGAATTTTTACTGCGACATCAGCGCCAGGATCAACGAGCTGGGCCGCCAGCCCTGGAGCTCCCGCGAGCTGCTTATCGATTTCGCCGACCGGATCGCGTTCGGCAGCGACATGGACCCGGAAGTGGAGATGTACAGTCTTTGCTGGCGCTTTTTCGAAACCCGCGACGAGTACTGGGACTACCCCAGCCATCCCTCGCGCCAGGGCCGCTGGAAAGTCCACTCGCTGGACCTGCCGGATGACACGCTGAAAAAGTTCTACCACGACACCGCCTGGAATTTTTTCTGGAAAAGCTGA